One stretch of Chitinophagales bacterium DNA includes these proteins:
- a CDS encoding GNAT family N-acetyltransferase, whose protein sequence is MDLKILDREDIDEKRWNGCVHFAISAMPYAYTWYLDNVCEEWKGIVYDNYKIVMPLVIGKKMGIEYLYQPFFTQQLGIFSTMPLNQQNIDEFYNAIPKEYKYIDINFNESNYSPTSVKGEERDNYLLELHYNYETLEQNFSKNLKRKLKKAQEEGLFVATDVKPEQLADFYKKHTANKIKGFKEKHYYTILRIVYKALSYQMGVILGVKNKEGELLAVNFLINHPQRIINLLPSSSKEGLEKNAMAVLLNHIIQYNAGQKKYLDFEGSMIAGIARFYASFGAKPAKYFRIKTNHLPKILRIFKK, encoded by the coding sequence ATGGATTTAAAAATTTTAGATAGAGAAGATATTGACGAAAAAAGATGGAATGGCTGTGTACATTTTGCTATAAGTGCCATGCCGTATGCCTACACTTGGTATTTAGATAATGTTTGCGAAGAATGGAAAGGCATAGTTTATGATAATTATAAAATAGTAATGCCTTTGGTTATAGGTAAAAAAATGGGTATTGAGTATTTGTATCAACCTTTCTTTACGCAGCAGTTAGGTATATTTTCTACCATGCCTTTAAATCAGCAGAATATTGATGAGTTTTATAATGCCATTCCTAAAGAATATAAGTACATAGATATAAATTTTAACGAAAGTAATTACTCGCCTACATCAGTAAAAGGAGAAGAAAGAGACAATTATTTATTAGAACTACATTATAACTATGAAACTTTAGAGCAAAATTTTTCAAAAAACTTAAAGAGGAAATTAAAAAAGGCACAAGAAGAAGGTTTATTTGTGGCTACAGATGTAAAACCTGAACAGTTAGCAGATTTTTATAAAAAACACACAGCAAATAAAATTAAAGGTTTTAAAGAAAAACACTACTACACCATACTTAGAATTGTTTATAAAGCGTTATCATATCAAATGGGTGTTATTTTAGGTGTAAAAAATAAAGAAGGAGAACTGTTGGCGGTTAATTTTTTAATAAATCATCCTCAGCGGATTATAAACTTGTTGCCATCAAGCAGTAAAGAGGGATTAGAGAAAAATGCTATGGCAGTTTTGTTAAATCATATTATACAATATAATGCAGGGCAAAAAAAATATTTAGATTTTGAAGGCTCTATGATAGCAGGAATAGCAAGGTTTTATGCCTCTTTTGGAGCAAAGCCGGCAAAATATTTTAGAATAAAAACAAATCATTTACCAAAAATTTTGCGTATATTCAAGAAATAA
- a CDS encoding RidA family protein, with protein MKKQIINTKSAPAPIGPYNQATKANGMLFISGQIPADPKTGELVTSSIEDETHMVMKNLKAILNEAGLTFDNVLKTSIFISDMNNFSKINEVYGSYFSGEYPARETVQVARLPKDVNVEISAIATF; from the coding sequence ATGAAAAAACAAATAATTAATACAAAAAGTGCCCCTGCTCCTATTGGTCCGTACAACCAAGCTACTAAAGCTAATGGTATGCTTTTTATAAGTGGGCAAATACCTGCCGACCCAAAAACTGGAGAATTAGTTACAAGTTCTATAGAAGATGAAACGCACATGGTAATGAAAAACCTAAAAGCCATACTAAATGAAGCTGGATTAACTTTTGATAATGTGCTTAAAACTTCTATTTTTATTTCCGACATGAATAATTTTAGTAAAATAAATGAAGTTTACGGTTCTTACTTTAGTGGCGAATATCCTGCAAGAGAAACTGTGCAAGTGGCTCGCCTGCCTAAAGATGTTAATGTAGAAATTTCTGCCATTGCCACATTTTAA
- a CDS encoding PorP/SprF family type IX secretion system membrane protein, with the protein MKKNILLIAFFLISVFAINAQDIHFSQYYASPLTLNPALTGLINGDFRVAANYRGQWFPVPSANAKAPYNTYSASFDMPLFKRKLRENGLGVGAVFYADEAGNGSLATYAAMASIAYHQSVDRFGRSRLSLGFQGGYVHKRIFQYDLLFETQFDRSLNSFNPFFDNGEASFNSPSFGYFDLNAGALFSSRATDKFSYYLGFAANHITRPGESFLGDKKNKLDMRYTAHGGASIKVGKYFKVLPTVLYMMQTQAQQLNLGTGFEYAFSDEFKGFAGAWTRLVGGVDKWTNDAVIFTVGVETYNTRIGASYDFNTSTFRGASQSVGAFEISVVYIHNNQEPGRIQYERFCPNF; encoded by the coding sequence ATGAAAAAAAATATACTTTTAATAGCATTTTTTTTAATTAGCGTATTTGCAATAAATGCACAAGACATACATTTTTCGCAGTATTATGCTTCGCCATTAACTTTAAATCCGGCACTTACAGGTTTAATTAATGGAGATTTTAGAGTAGCAGCCAATTATAGAGGACAATGGTTCCCTGTTCCTTCTGCCAATGCAAAAGCTCCGTATAATACTTATTCTGCTTCTTTTGATATGCCTTTGTTTAAAAGAAAATTACGAGAGAATGGTTTAGGTGTAGGTGCTGTGTTTTATGCAGATGAAGCAGGGAATGGTTCATTAGCTACTTATGCAGCTATGGCATCTATTGCTTATCATCAATCGGTTGACCGCTTTGGTAGAAGCCGACTATCCTTGGGTTTTCAAGGAGGCTATGTGCACAAAAGAATATTTCAGTACGATTTATTATTTGAAACGCAGTTTGATAGAAGTCTAAACTCATTTAATCCATTTTTTGATAATGGAGAAGCAAGTTTTAACTCTCCAAGTTTTGGATATTTTGATTTGAATGCCGGAGCATTGTTTTCATCAAGAGCTACAGATAAGTTTAGCTACTACTTAGGTTTTGCAGCTAACCACATAACAAGACCGGGAGAATCTTTTTTAGGCGATAAAAAGAATAAATTAGATATGCGTTATACGGCTCATGGTGGGGCATCTATAAAAGTAGGAAAGTATTTTAAAGTATTGCCTACCGTGTTGTATATGATGCAAACACAAGCACAGCAACTTAACTTAGGTACAGGTTTTGAATATGCTTTTAGCGATGAGTTTAAAGGTTTTGCCGGAGCATGGACACGTTTAGTGGGCGGAGTAGATAAATGGACTAACGATGCTGTTATTTTTACAGTAGGCGTAGAAACTTATAATACCAGAATAGGAGCAAGTTATGATTTTAACACTTCTACATTTAGAGGAGCAAGTCAGTCGGTGGGAGCTTTTGAAATAAGTGTAGTATATATTCATAATAATCAAGAGCCGGGTAGAATACAGTACGAAAGATTTTGTCCTAATTTTTAA